TGTGTCAGCACTTCTCTACATATTTCATTTTGATTTCCTCTTGACATTTTATTGTTTGGAGTACACTATATAAAAAAGTTAAAATTTTTGTATTCATGATATATGAATATTGCGCTCATTTTACGATTCATAATTATCATGAGAAGCTGGAAAGTTATCTGGGTTTTTTGAATTTTTCGGTTCTTCTCCGATGAGTAATAACTTTGATAAACCACAACTTCCACGATTGGCAGAAGGACATGAAAACCATATCCGCATACATCCTCGCACTTATTTTTACGGGTATAGTGGTCTCCGGTGCATCCGCAGCCAATCTTGACGGACATGTGCAATACCGTATCGTCAGTTATAGTTTCAGCAGTGATGATCTTTCGGGATATTCCGATTCAGTCGACCTCGGGCCCCTGCTCATTACCGGAACCACATCAGACATTCTCACCGACAGTGGAGCAGGATCATCGAAATTCGGGACAAGCGATCCACAAAACGTAACCGACATTTTCGCCGTTTCAGCTGATTTTTCAGCCACGCCGGATATCTCGTTGCGCGGTGCCTTCGGTATCACCAAGAATCGCTGGGACGCCTCCCTTGATCCCGATTACGATACCGGCTGGGAAGCCAATCTTGGGGTGATATATCAATTGTTCAACAATATTCGCTATGAGGTTCATTTCGGTTATATGGCAACCGGTGACCTTTTCAAGGAGAAGAACACCTACAGCGATGTAGAAAACATCATCATGATCAGCAATCAGTTGACCATGAGTTTCTAGTCATCCGGCTATGCCACATGCCACTTGCGAAGGCTACGCTTCCATAAGAAGGCTTGTCAATACGGGTTCGACGTGACCTTACGAACTCAATTACAATAATACTTTCGCCTTTTCTTCTTTCTTACTATAGCATCGTGGTTATCTGTTTTCTGAGAAGGTCTAATCTGGCCTAGAGACCACCGTGTCGACAGACATGGCGGCAGCATATCGTAGGGCTTTCCTATTTCGTGCAATTTCCTCCAAATCCCATCCGGTGATAGAATAGAACTCTTTTCTCCGTCTATTATTACCTTGGGGGTGACTATGTCCGGAAAGGCAACAAGTGATCCTTGCCGTATCTGTTGAAGGAATGAATCAAAATAAAGACAAGAATGCTCAAGGACCTGTTGCAACGGATCATACTTCTTCTCAAGGTCGGAAGAGTAAGGGATGACTCCCGATGGATCTAAAAATGTACATTGTATCGAATTCTCCCGAACCACGGGTTTTTTTGATCTATGACCAAATGTTTCGGATATCCAAAGAGCCAATGGGCCACTGTTTTCCTGAGCGTCCCTCACTAACTGATACGGCTTTTCCGTTGTTACATCTCCCAAATGGGCATGGAATATCACTTGATCCTTATACCTGCTTTCCATCTTAAGAATTTTAATGATCTTCAGACTGTCGTCACGAGATTCCTGTGATTGCTCAAAAGCGTGCATAGTCAAGCATCTTCCGCTTCCTACAAAAGGGACGCTTCCAGCGATTGATAAGATACCGGTCCCCGAGCCGAATTCACAACCTGTCACTTCCGCAGGCAAATCATCAGACGGTTTCAAATGGATTAGATGATGGACCAGAGCGGCCGTCGCTCGTATATCCAGGATACAATCGAGTGCGCCTAAATGGGCAGAATATCGCTTCAGTATCTTACCCAGATCATCCCCTTTGAGTATCTGCCGTTGCAATAGTTCATAGGGTTTTCGGCCCCGGCGTTCCCAATTGGCGGCTTTTGCATGAAGATCGCGGTTCTTCTTCATGACGCTTTTCAAACCGCTTTCATTCAGGTTAAAGAGGTTTTGAATGTAAAGACGTGTAAAGTCCGCGACCATTGAAGCCTCTTTTTCAAAAGATAAGGCTGTATCCCGCGAATCTACAAGATCATCATAGGCTTTGGCCATCAACACTTCAGGAGAGGGTCTTCTCTTCATAAACATCATCCAATATTTTTTGGCAGCATCTGAAAGTTTTGTGCGGTTTCCTCACCTACACAGCCTCATCTATATACTTTTTCCAGATATTTTTAAAGGACAAGGAAACTTTCACGAGAGAATCTTGACATTAATTTTTAAAATTGATGTCACTTTAAAAACCTGCCTGATAGCTCACTCGAAGCTTTCTGCGGTTTTTCATAGCCTCAATTATGTTATTTTCAAATTATCAGGCGCTACCAAGGTTTTGAGGAAAGCTTGTTGCAGTTTTTTGCTAAGGAGGTGGGCAAATCGCCTGACAGGATTACACGGCTCTACTTGACAAAGGTGCCCCTTCTGCATTAAAAGTTAAGAATATTTAATAAGTATTCTCAAAGATTTGCGCTTTCCAAAAGGAGTCAATGAGGAAACCATGTTTTCATCTTCCGACTACAATATTCTGATGTATTCCCACGATACTTACGGCCTGGGCCACATTCGCAGAACAATGGCCATTGCCAATCATCTTCGTGGTCCGAAAACCAACATCCTTATTCTTACGGGCTCCCCTATTGCCGGACGGTTTTCCTTTCCTGAACATGTCGATTTTGTCCGAATACCCGGTATGATCAAAAAGAAAAACAACGAATATTGTTCCCTCTCCATTCGGATCGACGCCAAACATGCCCTTAAAATCAGAACAGACATCATCAAAGCTACTGCTAAGACATTTCAACCTGATCTTTTTATTGTCGACAAAGAACCACTCGGACTGAAACGTGAAGTCTTGCCGACTCTGAAATGGCTTAAAAAAAGTTTGCCGGCAACTACCACTGTTCTGGGCTTGCGGGATATTCTCGACGAGGCCCGGATAATCCGTAAAGACTGGCAAAAAAAAGGAGTCTACCGCTACCTTGAGAATCTCTATGATGAGATATGGGTATATGGCGAACAGAAAATCTATAATCCAATTGAGCAGTATCAAATTCCGCCGCAGATAGACGGGAAGGTTGTCTTTACAGGCTATATTTCCAGAAAAAAAACAGATGCAGCTAACCGCGCCAAAATACGCAAGCAGTTCAGAATCTTTGATGATGATACATTTATACTGGTTACCACGGGGGGAGGCGGTGACGGCAGCGAAATACTGGAAAATTTTCTCTCCCTTCACGATGAGTATCCAGAGCCGCTACCATTTAAAAGCGTTATCATTACCGGACCTTTTATGCCCCGACAAAAACGGGAAGAATTCAGAATCAGAGCCGACAGGTGCGGAATTAAATTACTGCCTTTCCATCCCCGGCTCGAAGAGCTGATAAATGCGGCAGATCTTGTTGTTACCATGGGAGGCTACAATACACTCTGCGAGATACTTACGCAGCGAACGCCCGCACTGGTAGTCCCCAGGGAATCACCGCGTCTTGAACAGCTCATCCGGGCGGAATGCCTTCATGCCAGAGGACTTATCGAATATATTCCCTGGTCCGAAATCTCTCCCGGCCTACTGCGGGAAAAAATTATCTCCATGGTTTCCCAATCGTCAAAATACAAAAATGCAATGGAGAATTTTTCGCTCTCGGGTCTGGAAACCATGCGCCAGCGCGTAGAAGTGTTCAAAGGGAACAAAAAGCCTGACAGTATAGCGACCACTTCCTGACGATATCGGCCCTCAACAGAATTATCCATACATCCTATGCGCATTCAAAAAAAAATCGATAGTCACAATAAAACAAATGACAAACCCGTGCTGGGATACATCCTCAAGGGCTATCCGCGTATTTCAGAAACATTTATATCAAACGAAATACTCCTTCTCGAGAGCTATGGCTTTAAAATAGTGATCTTTCCAATGCGTCATCCGCGGGAATCTTTTTGCCACGAATCGGTAAAGCGTATTCAGGCCGAGGTGCATTATCTGCCAAGTCATCTTCTCGGGAATTTTTTCAAACTTATTCTTCCCAATATGGCTCTTGCCCTCAAATCTCCAAAACGTTATGGCCTTGCCATCCGTGTGGCGGCAAAACGTCTTGCACGGACAAAAAAAGCGGCAACATTCAAACATCTTTTCCAGGCAGGGTTCATGGTTAATAACCATATCATCAAGGATAGCGCTGTGCGGGTCGACCATCTACACGGCCATTTTGCCCATTCGCCAACCTCTGTGACCATGTTTGCCTCTCTGCTCAGCGGACTGTCATTCAGCTTCACCGCGCACGCCAAGGATATCTACACGTCGAACAAAGAGCAACTCAGGGAAAAAATAGAAAAGGCGCTCTTTGTAGTAACCTGCACCCGCTATAATGCCGAGTATCTTCAGAAAATTGCCGGTTCATCAAACACTCCCATTCATTGCGTCTATCACGGAGTGGATACCGGCCTTTTTCGCTCCCAGGAATCCAGAGAAAACTGCACTCCTCCGTTTACCTTGCTTACAATCGCCCGAATCACCGAAAAAAAGGGTCTACCCGTACTTTACAAGGCCTTGGCCAGATTAAAAAAACTGGGCATCGACTTTCACCATACACTCATCGGCGATGGTGATGACCGCAAAAAGATTCTTGATCTTATCAGTGAGCTTGATCTTACCGACAATTGTGTCTGGCTGGGCACGCAAACTCATGAAGAGGTACTCCGTCACTTTGAAAAGTGCGATCTTTTCCTTCTGAGCTCCCGCGTCGCTGCCGATGGCGACAGGGACGGCATCCCCAATGTTCTGGTGGAAAGTCTGGCCATGGGGGTTCCGGCTATTTCCACCGATGTCTCGGCTATCCCCGAACTGATCCGGCACCGGCACACCGGGCTCATTGTGCCTCCGGATAACAGTGAGGCAATAACCGATGCCATCATATCGCTCCTGAATGACTCCACACTCCGCAGCAAATGCATCAAGGAGGGTCGGAAGCTTGTTCTTGCCCAATTTGATAATGGCCGGCTTACCGCCAAGCTGGCCGATATTTTTACCGGACATGTCGGCGCACAAAAAATGGAGCGGTGAGATCATGGAAAGAGAAGAAAGTAGGGAGAATTTCTCAGCTGATACATGTTTTGGACTGCTGCGCCATGGTACCACACTGTGGAATGAAGAAAAACGCATCCAGGGAAGCCTGGATTCCAGGCTCAGTCTTGCCGGAAAGGAAAAAATGCATGATTGGGCTCGGTTTCTGGCTGCACAGCACTGGAGCAGGATACTGGCAAGTGATCTTGGCAGGGCAAAAGAGAGCGCGGCAATCCTCAATTCCATTATGAAAGTTCCCGTCACTTTTGAAAGCAGGCTTAGAGAGCAACACTGGGGAGAGTGGGAGGGGCGGAGGATCGAGGAGATTAGAGCCAAGTACTCAGAGGAGGTAGCACGACAGGTAGCTTCCGGCTGGGACTTCAGGCCGCCACTGGGAGAGAGCAGACGGGAAGTTCTTCAACGAAGCTGGATCGCTCTTCATGAGGCCTCACTGGCCTGGCCGCAGCAGAAAATCCTGATTGTCTGCCACCAGGGTATAATCAAATGCCTGATTTCCGATATTTTGCACACAAAATTCTTGCCGGACGCTCCCCCACAACTTGATCAAAATTCCCTGCACACCATAATTTTCCGCAACGGCAGTCTCCTCTGCAAGGAACTCAACATCTCTTTGGTATCATGAGAATCGCCTACTACTGCCAAAATGTTCTCGGCATCGGACATTTCCATCGGAGCCTTGAAATCTGTAAACAACTGGCCCGACTCCACAGGGTTACTATGATAACCGGTGGAGCATCTTTGCCGGGAAGCCGGTCCGATATCGACATCTCCTTTTTTCAGCTGCCGGGATTAATGATGGATTCCCGGTTCAACAATCTTGCTCCCTGTGATTCCAGCCAAACTCTAAATGAAACGAAGAAGCTTAGAGCCGAAATGCTCTATGGTTTTTTCCAAAGCTACAAGCCGGATGTATTCCTGATAGAACTCTACCCCTTTGGCAGAAAAGCATTTCGTTTTGAGCTCGATCCGGTTTTAGAGAGCATTAAAAAAGGGCACCTGTCCCCTTGCCTCTGCTTCTGCAGCCTACGAGACATTCTGGTGGAACGGCATGACAGCACAAAATTTGAGAATAGAATCATTGCCACTCTTAACTCTCATTTTGACGGATTATTGATCCATGGGGATCAAAATCTCATTTCCCTTGATCAAACCTTCAGCAGGGTTAGCGATATAACAGTTCCCATTGCCTACACCGGATATGTTACCCCTCCCGTTCCCGATCTCGACCGCGTTCGGCTTCGGAAAAATCTTGGAATTGAAAAAGATACACGTCTTATTGTTGCCAGTATCGGCGGCGGCAATGTTGGCACCGAACTCCTTTTTGCAGTGGCGGAATCTCTTCGGTTCATAGACGATAAATCCTTGTCGCTTCACATTTTCACCGGTCCTTACGCCTCGCAGTCGGTCTATGATTCTCTCAGAAATTCTTCCGACAAAAGAATCAAAGTGGAACGCTTTACCCCGCATTTCACCGACTGGCTCCTGGCTGCGGATCTGTCAGTATCGATGGCAGGCTATAACACCACCATGAATATTCTCTCGACGGGAGTCCCTTCGCTGCTTTACCCCTTCAGCCACAACAGTGAACAATCTCTAAGGATCGGCAAACTTCAAAAAATGGCGCCATTAACAATTCTAAAAGGTGACGAGCTATCTCCCGACAGACTCGCCGCTCTCATTCTTGGCAGGCTTGCAGAAAAACGATTCAATCCCCCAATTCGTCTTGATGGCGCGCAAATCACTGTCACCATTGTGGAGCAATGGTACCAAGCCATGAGGGAGAAGTAATGCGCTATAAGATATCTTCTCTTTACTCTTCCCCCATTCCACACCTGAGCACGAAACTGGGTAATTCCATAGAGTCAGGACTGACTGCGGGTAACGGTTCAGCCGTTGTTTTTTTTCGGGCGGACGATATCGGAGTTCCGTCGCAACAGTTTTTTGAGATGATCTCGCTTTTTATAAAACATGATATGCCGCTTTGCCTTGCAGTCGTACCCACATGGTTGACAGAGAGACGCTGGCACAGACTTAAAGAGGCTACCGCCGGTGCAAGACTGTGCTGGCATCAGCATGGCTGGCGGCATGCCAACCATGAATATTCCGGTAAAAAGCAGGAATTCGGCGACAGCCGTCCTGCAGAGGACCTGCAGAGGGATCTTCTCAGAGGCAGGGAAAGGCTGTCTCAGCTTATCGGCTCTGAATTTTTCCCCTTCTTTACTCCTCCCTGGAACAGATGTGGTGAAAAGACATTGGCACTACTGCAAGAATTTGACTTCAGAGGAATATCAAGAAGCTCCGGTGCGATACCATCGGCAACGGATCTGCCGGATTTTCAGGTAAATGTCGATCTTCATACTGGAAAGGAGCAGGAGCCTGAATTGTCGCTGCACCTCCTGCTCATGCAACTCAGCCGTTCCATGACTTACGGTACTTCCGGGATAATGCTTCATCACCAGCTCATGAATAGTCAGGCACTGCTGTTACTCGATCAACTGCTGCAGTCAGTTCGTGACTTCAAGAGCTTACAGCCCCTCCAATTCCAGGATATGAGCACAGCCTGACTCAAGAAACAGCTCACGATCGTGTCCTAAAACCAAATACGTGACAACGGCACCATTTTTTGGGATAATAATTACTATTGTAATGTTAACTCTTAATGTTAATAATCATTCTCAGGGAGGATCTGCATGAAACGCTTACAAAGACTACCCCTGAAAGTGTCCTTTGGTATTGCCTATAAAAGTATTCGGGTTCGTTTTTTCCGATCACTCATTACCACTTTGAGCCTGATGCTTGCCGTGGCATTTCTCTCCTTCACCCAAATCAGCAACGACATTGCTCAGTCTTTGCTTGTACTTGGCGATGCGGAGCTTTTGGGCAAACTGACCCGACTTGGATATGACATCGACCCAGAAACGTTAAGCGCTACGGGCTCTCCCAAGCAACGCTGGATTGTCTTTCTTTCTCTGCTGGTCTGTATCGTCGGCATTATCAATGCACAACTGATGTCGGTTACCGAACGTTTTCGAGAAATTGGAACCATGAAATGCCTTGGCGCCCTGGATGGATTCGTAGTTGTACTTTTCATCATCGAGGCGGCGATAGAAGGACTTGCCGGGGCGGTGATCGGTGCATTTTTGGGAATACTCTCCGCGCTTCTTACCGGAATCAGTCGGTTTGGCGTGATCTCCGTCACGGCATTATCATGGTGGGAAGTCGGAAATTCTCTGGTGATCGCTGTATTGATCGGTACGTCTCTCAGTCTTTTGGGAGCATTATATCCCGCATTGCTGGCAGCCAGAATGCAGCCGGTTGAGGCCATGCGGGTAGAGCAGTAATCATAAAATCACGACTCAAATTGGACTTGAGGAAAAACCATGGCATCAAAAAACGTAGTCCGGGTGACGGGAGTGACCAAGGACTTCGACCTGGGCAAAATAGTCGTCCCGGTTCTCAAAGGTATAGATCTTGAAATATCCACGGGACATTATATATCCATTATGGGTCCATCAGGCTCCGGCAAATCAACGCTTTTCAACATGATCGGGGGGCTCGACAAACCAACATCCGGAAAAGTGTTTATCGATGAAGTCGATATCGCCCAACTCGATGCCTATGAACTGGCCTGGCTGCGCTGCCGCAAAATCGGTTATATTTTTCAAACCTTCAATCTTATTCCGGTAATGACCGCCCTGGAGAATGTCACCCTGCCCATGACCTTTGCCGGCACTCCCAATGAGGCGGCAACAAAAAAAGGGATGGAACTTCTCCATCTTGTGGGATTGGATGGCCGTCATTCCCACAGGCCCTCTGAACTCTCCGGCGGACAACAGCAAAGGGTTGCCGTGGCGCGCGCCCTGGCTAATGATCCGGCCATTATCCTCGCTGACGAGCCCACCGGGAACCTGGATCTGACCACGGGAGAAGACATCATCACTTTGCTGAAACAACTCTCCAGTAACAGAGGTGTCACCGTCATTTCAGCGACACATGATTACAAAATGCTCAATGTCTCCGACAAGGTTATCTGGATCAGAGACGGCAAGATAGAGAAAATTCAGGATCGCGATGAACTTGATATACAAACAGGGAAAGTGGAAAATACCAGCGAAAACTAAACCGCTCTCCCGAAAAATTGTTTTTCAATACATAAACCACTACTCGTCCATAAAAGCCATGAGTAGCTACTTAAATTGAAAATGATACCGATACGGAAAATACTCTTATTCCTCCTTGGGGTTCTATTCATGCTGCAAAGCCAGGTTTTGGCCGAAGACAGCAGCCACAAAAGCCTGGTTAAGGAGCTCACCCTCTTCGGTGATCGAAGTACCGGCAGTACGGGAAACAGCAGGGCAGCGGCTTTTATATTCAACCACTTCGAGAAACTTGGGTTTTCTCCACAGCACCATTCTTTTACCGTTCCCGTACGAAAAGTACATGATGCATCAATGCAGCTCGGAGAGGATAGCATTGCTCTCCAACCGTTTTTATATAACGCCATAACTCCCCAGGGTATAGACGGCACGCTTACGGGACCACTTTATTACGTTGCTTCCGGTACCATGCCGGAACTGAGTGGAAAACCCATAAAAGACAGTATCGTCCTGATGGACTTCGACTCCGGACTGAACTGGCAGACAGCAGCCTCCCTGGGAGCCAAAGCCGCCATTCTGGTAGATAAGGGTAATATCAAAGGCAGACATTTCTTTGAAGAGAAAACGGAACTTTCACCCATTCAGTTTCCCATATTCTGGATTACCGAGCAGGAGGCGGTTTCTCTTTTCGGCGATTTGACGGAGAGCACCTCCCCTGTCGCCGAATCCATCACCCTGCACTCTGCAGTGGAGTGGCAGGAGACGATCGGCCAAAATATCTACTGCTTCGTCGAAGGCAACGACCCAAGCCTTCGGGATGAGCTGCTCGTCATCGATGCTTTTTATGACAATTCCGTCTTCCTGCCGGGGCAGGCGCCGGGAGCGGATGAAGCGACCTCCATAGTTACTCTTTTAAAAACCGCAGAACACCTGAGCCGCGCTCCCCCGGGCCGCTCTATCCTGCTCCTGGCCAGCAGCGGTCATAGTGAAGCACTTGCCGGTTTCCGGGAACTCATCTGGTCCCTGCAGTCCAAAGAAAAGGATCTTTCAGGTTATCATAAGCTGCTGATGCATGATATTGAGCAGGCACAGAGTTATCTTGAGGAGCTCGCCTCAGTTGATTTTCCCCTTGCCGTCGACCAGGAGCGCGACAACCGTCTGAAAGAAGCTGTTGACAACACCCTGAAGGCCTCCATAGATCAAGTAACCCGGGAACTCGTCAATCTGCGCCTCAACCGGGAAGCTGCCGAGAACAAGGAAAAAATAGACAAGTTGGTGGAGAGACGGTTCGCCCTGCGACAACTCAGCTGGAAGAGACGATTCGATGATCTCGATAAACGGGAAATCACACTGTTCGAGGAACTTATTCCCGCGACCATTGCTGAACATGAAAAGATTATCGACCTCCGCAAAAAACACCTCGAGGTATTTGAGACAAGCCTGGCCTTCCGGGAAAATATAGAAAAATACCGCATAGCCGCCTTTATCTCGCTGCATCTTTCCAGTCACGGCACCGGCATAGGCGGCTTCCACGAAGGCTGGCTTTATCAGCTCAAACCTAATATCAACCGTACCGGAATATACAGTGCCGCTGGAGATGCCATGCGGCAGTTCGCCCAACAAAGTGGCAGTTCCACACCCTACATAGATTCTCTCAGCCCCTCGAGGATGCGTACCTGGGACACCTGGTTTCTCGGAACCCCCTTCCACGGTGGAGAGGTAAGCTCGCTGGCCGGATATCTGGGGTTCACCCTGGCGACCATCGGCGACGCCAGGCATTTATGGGGCACTCCCTGGGATACTTTCGATTCAGTGGACTGGAAGGCTCTGGTTGAACAGGAAAAGCTGGTAACATATCTTGTCGGCGAACTGAGCAGGGTAGAAAATCTTAGCACGGGCAGGATGCCGAGAAACGGTTTTTCAACAGTCACCGGAAGGGCCAATCTTTTGCTCCAGGGAGAACTCTTTGCCGATTATCCGGCACAGGGCACCACAATCATGGCCTTCCAGGGACAAGCCCGGTTTTACGCCACCGTCGATAGCGGCGGCACCTTCCATCTCAAAGGCGTTGCCGACAGTAAAAACGTAGTGGATAAGGTAATCATCGAAGGGTACCGTTTCGATGGCACGGCAGGCCGGGTGAAATGGGCCATAGATAAAAATGAAACCGACAAGGATAATTACAGATTGAAAATCAGGCGGGAGAATACCAATACCGACCTGACCCTCTTCAGCTGCACGGAAACCACTATTTTCGATCTTCTCGAACCCCGGAACTTCAATTATCTCACAAAAATAGACCTTCTTGATGGTCGTCGGGATGCTCCGCCGACGCATTACTGGTACAGCCGCATCGATACCCGCTCATCGATCATTTCCTCGATTTACACCGAACCCGGAACCTGGCTTAAATTGACACTTTCCGATACCGTTCTTACCCGGAAACTCCTGCTGACAAACAGTACGGAAAAATCTCCCCTCGGCTACGGCTATCCTGTCAACACCTACTCCTCCATTCCCAACACCAGCTATCATGCTGCAGAAGATATCTGGACGCTGCTTAAACCGCGCATCAACAACCTGGAGAAACACGGCATTGTGGACCCTCAGGTAAACGCCCTTGAAAAGAAAGGTCTCGCCGCACTGGAAAAAAGCAGACGTGCTCTCGATGACATGGACTATGGAACTTTTAAAGAATCCACGCTCCAGGCACTGGCACTGGCCGGCAGGGTTTACGTGCAGGTCGAAAAAACTCAGAAAGACGTGCTCTTCGGCGTCCTTTTCTACATTGCCCTCTTCGTCCCCTTTTCCTTCTGCCTTGAGCGCTTTCTTTTCAATTATGCCAATATATACAAGCGAATCAGTGCATTTACCGCCATACTGGTGATTCTGATTAGTGTCATCTATAACGTGCACCCTGCCTTCCAACTGGCTTACAGCCCCATGGTGGTGATCCTGGCTTTTTTTATTATAGGCCTCTCTCTAATGGTGAGTTTCATTGTTTTTTCACGGTTTGAAGAAGAGATGATTATACTGCAGAGGCATGCAAGCCATAAACGCCCCTCCGAGATAAGCCGATGGAAGGCTTTTGTCGCCGCCTTCTTTCTGGGTGTATCCAATTTGCGCAGGCGGCGGCTGCGCACAATCCTGACCTGTCTGACCCTGATCATTCTCACGTTCACCATCATGAGTTTTACTACGGTCAAATCCAGCCTGAAAGCGAACAAACTGCTGTTCCAGGAAGATGCGCCCTATGCAGGACTGCTCATCAAATCCTTCAATTGGCAAAGCCTGCCGAGACAGGCGGAAACGGCAATGTCGGCAGGAAGTGCAGACAGGACAACCGCCGCCCGGATATGGCTGGAGGGAAGAAGCATGACCCGGCCGGTGCAGGTTCCCCTCTATCACCAGGAAAACACGGTTGAACTTAGGGGACTGATCGGTATGGACCCGGCCGAAAGGAAGATATCGGCAATCGACTCCATCCTGACTTCGGGAAGATGGTTCACGAGCGAGGACAGGTATGCCATCCTCCTGGGAGACAGCTCCACCGCCCGCCTTGGTCTGAAAGCAGAAGAGCTGCCGCAGACCGTCTATCTCTGGGGCATGGAATTTACTGTTATCGGCACCTTTTCAGGATCACGGCTCGATGCCATAACCGATCTTGATGGTGAACCACTTACCCCGGTCACCTTTCCCGAGGAGGTTTCCACCGAACTCTCCGAAGTCGAGCAGGAAGCCATGGTATCGGGGGAAGACGTCCGCTCTCTGCAGAGCAGATACCGGCATATCGCCGGCAATCAGGTTGCAGTCATTCCCGCAAAAACCCTTTACGCCATGGGGGGATCGTTAAAAAGCGTAGCCATCAAACCCGGTGCAGGCAGAGATATTCAGGAGATTGCCTCACGCCTGGTGGAGCGTTTCAGCCTGCCGATATTTGCAGGAGATGCCAGTGGTGTCTGGTTCTTCTCTCCCAGCAACACCCTGAGTTACAGCGGTGTTCCGAATATCCTGATTCCTCTGATCATCTCTGTTTTTATTGTGCTAAACACCATGATCAGCTCCGTCTATGAGCGAAAAAACGAGATTGCTGTCTACACCTCCGTGGGGCTCGCCCCTTCGCATGTCTCCTTTCTTTTTATAGCGGAAGCCATGGCCCTTGCGGTCATATCCGTCGTCTTTGGCTATCTGCTGGCACAGGTATCGGCTGCACTTTTTTCCACAACACCTTACTGGGCTGGAATAACAGTTAATTATTCGTCACTTGCCGGAGTCGCGGCGATGATCCTCA
This Desulfopila inferna DNA region includes the following protein-coding sequences:
- a CDS encoding FtsX-like permease family protein; the encoded protein is MLQSQVLAEDSSHKSLVKELTLFGDRSTGSTGNSRAAAFIFNHFEKLGFSPQHHSFTVPVRKVHDASMQLGEDSIALQPFLYNAITPQGIDGTLTGPLYYVASGTMPELSGKPIKDSIVLMDFDSGLNWQTAASLGAKAAILVDKGNIKGRHFFEEKTELSPIQFPIFWITEQEAVSLFGDLTESTSPVAESITLHSAVEWQETIGQNIYCFVEGNDPSLRDELLVIDAFYDNSVFLPGQAPGADEATSIVTLLKTAEHLSRAPPGRSILLLASSGHSEALAGFRELIWSLQSKEKDLSGYHKLLMHDIEQAQSYLEELASVDFPLAVDQERDNRLKEAVDNTLKASIDQVTRELVNLRLNREAAENKEKIDKLVERRFALRQLSWKRRFDDLDKREITLFEELIPATIAEHEKIIDLRKKHLEVFETSLAFRENIEKYRIAAFISLHLSSHGTGIGGFHEGWLYQLKPNINRTGIYSAAGDAMRQFAQQSGSSTPYIDSLSPSRMRTWDTWFLGTPFHGGEVSSLAGYLGFTLATIGDARHLWGTPWDTFDSVDWKALVEQEKLVTYLVGELSRVENLSTGRMPRNGFSTVTGRANLLLQGELFADYPAQGTTIMAFQGQARFYATVDSGGTFHLKGVADSKNVVDKVIIEGYRFDGTAGRVKWAIDKNETDKDNYRLKIRRENTNTDLTLFSCTETTIFDLLEPRNFNYLTKIDLLDGRRDAPPTHYWYSRIDTRSSIISSIYTEPGTWLKLTLSDTVLTRKLLLTNSTEKSPLGYGYPVNTYSSIPNTSYHAAEDIWTLLKPRINNLEKHGIVDPQVNALEKKGLAALEKSRRALDDMDYGTFKESTLQALALAGRVYVQVEKTQKDVLFGVLFYIALFVPFSFCLERFLFNYANIYKRISAFTAILVILISVIYNVHPAFQLAYSPMVVILAFFIIGLSLMVSFIVFSRFEEEMIILQRHASHKRPSEISRWKAFVAAFFLGVSNLRRRRLRTILTCLTLIILTFTIMSFTTVKSSLKANKLLFQEDAPYAGLLIKSFNWQSLPRQAETAMSAGSADRTTAARIWLEGRSMTRPVQVPLYHQENTVELRGLIGMDPAERKISAIDSILTSGRWFTSEDRYAILLGDSSTARLGLKAEELPQTVYLWGMEFTVIGTFSGSRLDAITDLDGEPLTPVTFPEEVSTELSEVEQEAMVSGEDVRSLQSRYRHIAGNQVAVIPAKTLYAMGGSLKSVAIKPGAGRDIQEIASRLVERFSLPIFAGDASGVWFFSPSNTLSYSGVPNILIPLIISVFIVLNTMISSVYERKNEIAVYTSVGLAPSHVSFLFIAEAMALAVISVVFGYLLAQVSAALFSTTPYWAGITVNYSSLAGVAAMILIMAVVLLSVIYPSRVAAKIAIPDVKQTFQLPTPVNNRIEVTLPFFMKYEENESIGGFLYSYLTGHQDISHGMFSTGQVDIVFSCTTAAEIKEMVIRAAEPSSLNCLHIRAKVWLAPFDFGIMQWIDIQFCPVRENPEYLEIKISLQRNSGEIEMWKRTNKIFLHDIRKQLLIWRSLDDEGHTSYRIVLQEALGHQDPLPAGQTG